A single region of the Elizabethkingia sp. JS20170427COW genome encodes:
- a CDS encoding AAA family ATPase translates to MLESIIIKNVATYNATGIQIDNLRKINFIYGTNGCGKTTLSKLIYNPDDIAYSNCSLGWKGGSPINTLVYNKDFRDRNFGKGKIDGVFTLGQATKEEIEAIEKMQTELSDLKTKGIDKKSTLAKQEELKLQEDNDFKEVIWRDIYKENEVVFKEAFRGFMKKETFKDKILHELENNQEELMTLEELREKAQTIFVKTPTTLAPIARIEFNRLLEIEDNGIWKKKIIGKADVQIAKLIQKLNLNDWVNEGRTYISEDDICPFCQQETITENFRKQLEDYFDESFTQDIVQVKALLNEYIRESQNLQNLLEQIESQQKNDSESKLKMESFSALLKTLISQFVTNKELLTSKEKEPSRSIELISTKEQLQDLQTLINECNKEIKAHNDIVNDYTNQKNKLISAIWKYLTEGHLATIETFVKKQEGLTKGIESLKKQYHELREKYSDLNKKIREANKNVTSVQPSVDEINRILKSYGFLNFEIVPSKTEANQYQIQREDGTIAESTLSEGEATFITFLYYLQLAKGSTKEESITEERILVIDDPISSLDSNVLFVVSSLIKELIKAVKNNTGSIKQITLLTHNVYFHKEVSFVDGRTPKNGNTHFWIIRKNNNISTIQAFEMENPIQSSYELLWKELNNSSQNSGITVQNTMRRIIENYFKILGKYADDDLIKSFNNHQEQEICRSLVCWINDGSHGLPDDLYVEQQDAIIERYFEVFKQIFIKMGHEEHYKMMCRVSEEELVNNDTE, encoded by the coding sequence ATGCTTGAATCAATAATTATTAAGAATGTCGCAACTTATAATGCAACCGGAATTCAAATAGATAATTTGAGGAAAATTAACTTTATTTATGGGACAAATGGTTGTGGAAAGACCACTCTATCAAAGCTAATTTACAATCCAGACGACATTGCCTATTCCAACTGTAGTCTTGGATGGAAAGGAGGCTCGCCGATTAACACTTTAGTGTATAACAAAGATTTTAGGGATAGAAATTTCGGAAAAGGAAAGATTGATGGCGTTTTTACTTTAGGGCAAGCAACGAAAGAGGAAATTGAAGCAATTGAAAAAATGCAAACAGAATTATCTGACCTGAAAACAAAGGGGATAGATAAAAAAAGTACACTAGCAAAGCAAGAAGAGCTGAAATTACAAGAAGATAATGATTTCAAAGAGGTTATATGGCGTGATATCTATAAAGAAAACGAAGTTGTTTTTAAAGAGGCTTTTAGAGGGTTCATGAAGAAAGAAACTTTTAAAGATAAGATACTGCACGAGCTCGAAAATAACCAAGAAGAATTAATGACTCTTGAGGAATTAAGAGAAAAAGCTCAGACGATTTTTGTAAAAACTCCCACTACATTAGCCCCTATTGCAAGAATTGAATTTAATCGCTTACTAGAAATAGAAGATAATGGTATATGGAAGAAAAAGATTATCGGTAAAGCCGATGTCCAAATTGCAAAATTAATTCAAAAGCTAAACTTAAATGATTGGGTAAACGAAGGGAGAACCTATATAAGTGAAGATGATATCTGCCCATTTTGTCAGCAAGAAACAATTACAGAAAATTTTAGGAAGCAATTAGAAGATTATTTTGATGAATCATTTACTCAAGATATAGTTCAAGTAAAGGCTTTATTAAATGAATATATTCGTGAATCTCAGAACCTTCAGAATCTGCTTGAACAAATAGAATCGCAACAGAAGAATGACTCAGAATCCAAACTTAAAATGGAATCATTTTCTGCTTTACTAAAAACCCTAATAAGTCAATTTGTAACAAATAAAGAGCTTTTAACTAGTAAAGAAAAAGAACCAAGCAGAAGTATTGAATTAATATCAACAAAAGAACAGCTTCAAGACCTTCAGACATTAATAAATGAATGTAATAAAGAGATAAAAGCTCATAATGATATTGTTAATGATTATACGAATCAAAAAAATAAATTGATCAGTGCTATTTGGAAATATTTGACTGAAGGACATCTAGCAACCATAGAAACTTTTGTTAAAAAACAAGAAGGACTAACAAAAGGTATCGAATCTTTGAAAAAGCAATACCACGAACTTAGAGAGAAATATTCAGATTTAAATAAAAAAATAAGAGAGGCTAATAAAAACGTCACAAGTGTACAGCCTTCTGTTGATGAAATTAATCGTATATTAAAATCCTATGGTTTTTTGAACTTTGAAATAGTCCCCTCAAAAACCGAGGCCAACCAATATCAAATACAAAGGGAAGATGGTACTATTGCAGAATCTACGTTAAGCGAAGGAGAAGCGACCTTTATTACATTTTTGTATTATTTACAATTAGCCAAAGGTAGCACCAAAGAAGAGTCAATTACCGAAGAACGTATACTCGTTATTGATGACCCAATTTCTAGCTTGGATAGCAATGTCCTTTTTGTTGTAAGCTCATTGATTAAAGAGCTTATAAAAGCTGTTAAAAATAACACAGGTAGTATTAAACAAATTACACTTCTTACTCATAACGTGTATTTTCACAAGGAAGTTTCGTTTGTCGATGGAAGAACCCCAAAAAATGGAAATACACATTTTTGGATTATTAGAAAAAACAACAATATATCTACAATACAGGCCTTTGAAATGGAGAATCCTATTCAAAGCTCCTACGAGTTACTATGGAAAGAATTAAATAACTCATCTCAAAACTCTGGGATCACAGTCCAAAACACAATGAGAAGAATTATTGAGAATTACTTTAAAATTTTAGGAAAATATGCAGATGATGATCTAATTAAAAGTTTTAATAATCATCAAGAGCAGGAAATATGTAGATCTTTAGTTTGTTGGATAAATGACGGATCTCACGGACTACCTGATGATCTTTATGTAGAACAACAAGATGCTATCATTGAACGTTACTTTGAGGTATTCAAACAAATTTTTATAAAAATGGGGCACGAAGAACATTACAAAATGATGTGTAGAGTTTCTGAAGAAGAATTAGTGAATAATGACACAGAATAA
- the avs1a gene encoding AVAST type 1 anti-phage system MBL fold metallo-hydrolase Avs1a, translated as MTQNKRAQIGLLMNVTIFPAHNGDSFLIETKGGTVVLIDGGYVSTYKEYIKPKLLELSKANKNLSHLIVTHIDSDHISGVIKFIEENKQNEIIKVEDIWHNSYSQLKSIEDGLNFKGKTIDNLPINYLLKDGVDDIKNKNISAVQGSTLASLIKKFGYRINAHFSKNIVSVDTKEHILSNDIAFKILSPNHEKLLELKKYWKRELYKKGYSSDENLTDFNEEVFEYILSLEKEKKRLMSKNVTAKSSMDIDNLSNEVFVEDETTTNGSSIAFVLEYKNLRILFLGDAHPSVIVNSLKKYYTPDKFPVKFDLIKIAHHGSKNNTSPELLNYIDSENYVISTNGLSHNHPDPETIARIINRKVEFTRKLYFNYSLDSNVSFKDKVLMEKYNYQIIESSNNQPLELSLSYE; from the coding sequence ATGACACAGAATAAAAGAGCACAAATAGGTTTACTCATGAATGTTACAATTTTCCCTGCCCATAATGGAGATAGTTTTTTGATAGAAACCAAAGGAGGCACTGTGGTATTAATAGACGGAGGATATGTAAGCACGTACAAAGAATATATAAAACCTAAGTTATTAGAATTAAGTAAAGCAAACAAAAACCTTTCACATTTAATAGTCACTCATATTGATAGTGATCACATTTCGGGAGTTATCAAGTTCATCGAGGAAAATAAACAGAATGAAATCATTAAAGTTGAGGATATCTGGCACAATTCATATTCTCAGCTAAAATCTATTGAAGATGGATTAAATTTTAAAGGGAAAACAATTGACAATCTACCTATTAATTACCTTTTAAAAGATGGGGTGGACGATATAAAGAATAAGAATATTTCGGCTGTACAAGGCTCTACATTAGCTTCTTTAATTAAAAAGTTTGGCTATCGAATCAATGCTCATTTCAGCAAAAATATTGTTTCAGTAGATACTAAAGAACATATACTATCTAATGACATAGCTTTCAAAATTTTATCACCTAATCATGAGAAGTTGTTGGAACTAAAAAAATATTGGAAGCGGGAACTTTATAAAAAGGGGTATTCTTCAGATGAAAATTTAACGGACTTCAATGAGGAAGTGTTTGAATATATACTTTCTTTGGAAAAAGAAAAAAAACGATTGATGAGTAAGAATGTTACGGCTAAATCCAGTATGGATATTGACAACTTGTCAAATGAAGTATTTGTAGAAGACGAAACCACAACCAATGGTAGTTCTATAGCGTTTGTGTTAGAGTATAAAAATCTACGTATTTTATTTTTAGGAGATGCACACCCGTCAGTAATAGTAAACAGCTTAAAAAAATACTACACACCAGATAAATTTCCTGTCAAATTTGATTTGATAAAAATTGCGCATCATGGTAGTAAAAATAATACAAGCCCAGAACTTCTGAATTATATTGATTCAGAGAATTACGTGATTTCTACCAATGGATTATCTCATAATCACCCAGATCCTGAAACAATAGCGAGGATAATCAATAGGAAAGTAGAGTTTACGAGGAAATTATATTTTAATTATTCTTTGGATTCCAATGTTTCATTCAAGGATAAAGTCTTAATGGAAAAATACAATTATCAGATCATTGAAAGCTCAAATAATCAACCACTGGAACTAAGCCTGTCATATGAATAG
- a CDS encoding serine protease codes for MNRIINPTQLQSSVVKIVYKTENGTGFFITTNTILTAYHLFLDNSIEEGAIQIYLEDGSVQSCTVIYTDEENDICLLKCNIEYNLYLPLTQTSIRINESWESYGYPYHGQHEGLRIFGSINQIVEGEKYDFTLNCNNIESEYDYGGLSGSPIVSVGRVIGVAIKQLDDKIGVLSINKITSLLSGYGVNIYKEDLTNEIPKQLEEDISDIISNHDVVNNLDKAIKNNENWILLEGKPGTGKTVNVASFTPDENCIVLGKYFTKIPNDEKPRSIRVSKENFFNWIEETISLAITGSLPPKSNDSLEKRIGLLNGYFHELGEYLEEIDKIGLFFIDGLDEISDLKDFLNIIPENLPQRVRIILSCTSRDLLPSTVKNKIDDSRTILVSPLELSQCEYYIQRKIDDKKLDYESIQKIAIKSEGHPLYLHYLIDYILNSEITDDREELDSWVENIPAIGGNIENYYNTIWENIFEDSNKLWICLILSQLRHSIPQDDLMNMLPDDVRRNYYSVMPKIGHLIKGEEKQEIYHNSFKDYILKQVPLFIKDCNDLIVQFCDQSPDNLYSITNVIYHYALSNNPINAVSNCNQDWADKLAINHVEPDLIISDIKSVIELSIDLKKTTELIRLLLLLQRIDFRYNSVLVEYAFEIALALIANKKFSQAIKYLVRRNTLLIGIRDAIHFLQHFYENEAHEEAEILSSAIEREYRKLLDKGLDGSGVHHSTFIVKAQTIILNGKDLHESQEELLDYLNILRKRLTVYNEDGDSTDANNSQVIQYIRDYCFAWNNAFVLRYFDIHSDIEEMMTVPKMVINETWAGIYATSLLIYKRELDNFNLRDFNTIENEKKIVKDIELLIENYGYKDENYVRRALIQALLNNTSEPRSLRKIMNEYLEEDQGVSIRNKNGVDFERLNYENLCLKNNCIGFLDDSEDVKIHHKQWFQNTWEQDLLCLIEEIHFLEGKAYYYKSSNQQVKKSTLIKSKLKQVIDSISFNFDFRSYWERSYQLPEQIFPFIFSKLIDLLCEFDRDSLDTFLDSLLTKSSYQLGLYTEGFRKSLSQVVQSLILLQYDKEKIISFVEIWRAHVVSGVQNRWERTEELLKINEIYGILSDDTKYQEVFQEMLNTSMGPSWYKESQVTLINTALENLKSVPKEIVQEFASLLDYASGEMTFQRYVKYNKEEFIGSLILNNESYKALEYYKFEVVPPPNILIRNAEVFDFDAPRLGDSYCLGARNINEANSVLEILKSIDCNPYLKWGLCQVFTVNDDIFRYISSYGEQIASVLNEIESLNDGNIDTVCSITSKLIGSKHIDKEDKRSLLNILFDNLSQPNIKRLQGYLLKQNINWGLNEKKDNSLQEAKSKEKDSFDLFNESVSNTLIINKKDKLIEGIELYAKERRSIWFNNWSHSTDLAKKNIKSLFENENSVLEHLKTSILNFEDEYWNICKDLIWFLEGKLKDDQTLEIYRIINSHFHYIISPDDEVKKKYSWINQEMDDKSSDCLISEFIIWHLNHPNSYLSNKTEETLRYLAIFLPSIIGALFSECISNKPVPSTELCSIILNDISKDEPLVVKNYLENNSDLIGEISRIPHLTIKKNLLEVSINLNQVGYNKLYKQIKSSIPNTVILTGEVFFEEPHLVSIQDRIDDLNSELLLDKQFCIKMDQFLNEYCSPLRKEEVKKSDKYLRRSFYNEDWILGRYNYFVRHALNNAISHRVANDNIATIYETIND; via the coding sequence ATGAATAGAATTATTAACCCAACACAATTACAATCTTCTGTTGTAAAAATAGTTTATAAAACAGAAAATGGAACAGGCTTTTTTATTACCACTAATACGATACTGACGGCTTATCATCTTTTTCTAGATAACAGTATTGAAGAGGGGGCTATTCAGATATATTTAGAAGACGGCTCTGTACAAAGCTGTACTGTAATATATACGGATGAAGAAAACGATATATGTTTATTGAAATGTAACATAGAGTACAATTTGTATTTGCCCCTAACCCAAACCTCTATACGGATAAATGAGAGTTGGGAATCATATGGATATCCATACCATGGTCAGCATGAAGGACTTCGAATATTTGGGAGTATAAATCAAATAGTTGAGGGCGAAAAATATGATTTCACATTAAACTGTAACAATATAGAATCTGAATATGATTATGGAGGTTTGTCAGGCTCTCCGATAGTATCAGTGGGGAGAGTCATAGGGGTTGCTATAAAACAACTTGATGATAAAATTGGAGTGTTATCTATTAATAAAATTACTTCACTATTAAGTGGTTATGGAGTTAATATTTATAAAGAAGATCTGACCAATGAAATTCCTAAGCAATTAGAAGAAGATATTTCTGATATCATATCGAATCATGATGTTGTAAACAACTTGGATAAAGCAATAAAAAATAATGAAAACTGGATTCTTTTGGAAGGTAAACCCGGTACTGGTAAAACAGTAAATGTTGCGTCCTTTACACCTGATGAAAATTGTATTGTACTTGGAAAATACTTCACCAAAATTCCTAACGACGAAAAACCTAGGAGCATACGGGTTTCAAAAGAAAATTTTTTCAATTGGATTGAAGAAACTATTTCACTTGCAATAACAGGCTCATTACCACCAAAAAGTAACGATTCTTTAGAAAAGAGAATTGGATTACTAAATGGTTATTTCCATGAATTAGGTGAGTATCTTGAAGAGATTGATAAAATCGGACTTTTTTTTATTGATGGATTGGATGAGATTAGTGATCTGAAAGACTTTCTAAACATTATTCCTGAAAACTTGCCACAAAGAGTCAGGATAATTCTTTCCTGCACTTCAAGAGACCTATTGCCAAGTACTGTCAAAAATAAAATCGACGATAGTCGGACAATTTTAGTTTCTCCGTTAGAATTAAGCCAATGCGAATATTATATCCAAAGAAAAATAGATGATAAGAAGCTTGATTATGAGAGTATCCAAAAAATTGCAATAAAATCAGAAGGTCATCCTCTTTATTTACATTACTTAATAGATTACATCTTAAACTCAGAAATAACCGACGACAGAGAGGAACTGGATTCTTGGGTTGAAAATATACCTGCAATTGGAGGTAATATCGAAAATTATTACAACACGATATGGGAAAATATATTTGAAGACAGTAATAAACTTTGGATTTGTTTAATCCTTTCACAACTAAGACATTCTATTCCACAAGATGACTTAATGAATATGCTTCCCGATGATGTTCGTAGGAATTACTACTCCGTAATGCCTAAAATAGGTCATCTTATTAAAGGCGAGGAAAAACAAGAAATTTATCACAACTCATTTAAGGATTATATTCTGAAACAAGTCCCTTTGTTTATAAAGGACTGTAATGATTTGATTGTACAGTTCTGTGATCAAAGCCCTGATAATCTTTATTCTATCACAAATGTGATTTATCATTATGCTTTATCAAATAACCCAATCAATGCTGTTTCTAATTGTAACCAAGATTGGGCAGATAAATTGGCAATAAATCACGTAGAACCAGATCTGATTATTTCTGACATCAAGAGTGTTATTGAATTATCAATTGATTTGAAAAAAACTACAGAATTAATACGGTTGTTGCTACTATTGCAAAGAATAGACTTTAGATATAACAGTGTACTTGTTGAATATGCTTTTGAAATAGCTTTGGCATTAATCGCTAATAAAAAATTTAGTCAAGCGATTAAATATCTCGTAAGGCGGAACACTTTGTTAATAGGCATTAGAGATGCTATTCACTTTTTACAGCATTTTTATGAAAATGAAGCCCATGAGGAAGCCGAAATATTATCAAGTGCTATTGAAAGAGAATATAGAAAATTGCTAGATAAAGGATTAGATGGAAGCGGTGTTCATCATTCAACATTTATTGTAAAAGCTCAAACAATTATTTTGAATGGGAAAGATTTACATGAATCTCAAGAAGAATTACTTGACTACTTAAATATACTAAGAAAGCGTTTAACAGTGTACAATGAGGACGGTGATTCCACTGATGCTAATAATTCTCAGGTGATACAATACATAAGGGATTATTGTTTTGCTTGGAATAATGCTTTTGTGTTAAGGTACTTTGATATTCATTCGGATATTGAAGAAATGATGACTGTTCCTAAAATGGTAATTAATGAAACTTGGGCAGGAATATATGCAACATCATTACTTATCTATAAGCGAGAGTTAGACAATTTTAATCTTAGAGATTTTAATACTATTGAAAACGAAAAAAAAATAGTTAAGGACATTGAATTGCTAATAGAAAATTACGGTTATAAAGATGAAAATTATGTTAGGAGAGCTTTAATACAAGCATTGTTAAATAATACCTCTGAACCACGCTCGCTCAGAAAAATTATGAATGAGTATTTAGAAGAGGATCAAGGAGTATCTATTAGAAACAAAAACGGTGTAGATTTTGAAAGATTGAATTATGAGAATCTGTGCTTGAAAAATAATTGTATAGGTTTTTTAGACGATTCTGAGGATGTTAAAATTCACCATAAGCAATGGTTTCAGAATACATGGGAACAAGATCTATTGTGTCTGATAGAGGAGATTCACTTTTTAGAAGGAAAAGCATACTATTACAAGTCCTCAAATCAACAGGTTAAGAAGTCTACTCTTATAAAGTCAAAATTGAAGCAAGTTATAGACAGTATCAGTTTTAACTTTGATTTTAGGAGCTATTGGGAAAGAAGCTATCAATTGCCAGAGCAGATATTCCCTTTTATTTTTTCTAAGTTGATTGATCTATTATGTGAATTTGATCGCGATAGTTTAGATACATTTCTAGATTCATTATTAACAAAAAGCTCTTACCAACTGGGGTTATATACTGAAGGATTTAGAAAATCATTGAGTCAAGTAGTCCAATCTTTAATACTATTACAATATGATAAAGAAAAGATTATTTCTTTTGTCGAAATATGGCGGGCTCATGTTGTTTCAGGTGTTCAAAACAGATGGGAACGAACAGAAGAGCTACTAAAGATCAATGAAATCTACGGCATATTAAGTGATGATACTAAATATCAGGAAGTTTTTCAAGAAATGCTGAATACATCTATGGGGCCAAGTTGGTACAAAGAATCTCAGGTTACGTTGATTAATACAGCTTTGGAAAATTTAAAATCTGTTCCCAAAGAAATAGTGCAAGAATTTGCTTCTCTTTTAGACTATGCTTCGGGAGAGATGACGTTTCAACGATATGTGAAATACAATAAAGAAGAATTTATTGGTTCTTTAATCCTAAACAATGAGAGTTATAAAGCCTTAGAATACTATAAGTTTGAAGTTGTACCACCACCAAATATCTTAATCCGAAATGCGGAAGTGTTTGATTTTGATGCTCCAAGACTCGGAGATAGTTATTGTCTTGGTGCTAGAAATATCAATGAAGCGAACAGTGTCTTAGAAATTTTAAAATCAATAGATTGTAATCCATATCTAAAATGGGGATTGTGCCAAGTATTTACTGTTAACGATGATATATTTAGGTATATTTCCTCTTATGGAGAACAAATCGCATCAGTATTAAATGAAATTGAATCATTAAATGATGGAAATATTGACACTGTATGTAGTATTACATCGAAATTAATAGGTTCTAAGCATATTGACAAGGAAGATAAGAGAAGCTTATTAAACATCCTATTTGACAATCTATCTCAACCAAACATAAAAAGATTACAAGGCTATTTGCTAAAGCAGAATATAAACTGGGGTTTAAATGAAAAAAAAGACAATTCCTTACAGGAAGCTAAATCAAAGGAAAAAGATAGTTTTGATTTATTCAATGAATCTGTAAGTAACACGTTAATAATAAATAAAAAGGATAAACTGATAGAGGGAATAGAATTATATGCCAAAGAAAGAAGGAGTATTTGGTTTAATAATTGGTCGCATAGTACGGATCTGGCTAAGAAAAACATAAAGTCTCTTTTTGAAAATGAAAATTCAGTATTAGAGCATCTGAAAACAAGTATATTAAACTTTGAGGATGAGTATTGGAATATTTGTAAAGACCTGATATGGTTTTTAGAAGGAAAACTAAAGGACGACCAAACTTTAGAAATATATCGAATTATAAACAGCCATTTTCATTACATAATAAGTCCAGACGATGAAGTGAAGAAAAAGTATTCTTGGATTAATCAGGAAATGGATGATAAATCATCTGACTGTTTAATTTCTGAGTTTATAATCTGGCATTTAAATCATCCGAATAGCTATTTGAGCAATAAAACAGAAGAGACTTTAAGGTATTTGGCAATTTTCTTGCCCTCAATAATTGGAGCTTTATTTAGCGAATGTATTTCTAACAAGCCCGTACCATCAACAGAACTATGTAGTATAATCTTAAATGATATCTCTAAAGATGAGCCTTTGGTTGTCAAAAATTACTTGGAAAATAATTCAGATCTTATCGGAGAAATATCTCGTATTCCACATCTGACGATAAAGAAAAATTTACTCGAAGTCAGTATTAACCTTAATCAAGTTGGCTATAACAAATTGTACAAACAGATTAAATCTAGTATTCCCAATACTGTCATATTAACAGGCGAAGTCTTTTTCGAAGAACCACATCTGGTTTCAATACAAGACCGGATAGATGATCTTAATTCTGAATTGTTACTGGATAAACAGTTTTGTATAAAAATGGATCAATTTTTAAATGAATATTGTTCTCCATTGAGAAAGGAAGAAGTAAAAAAATCTGATAAATATTTAAGAAGAAGTTTTTACAATGAAGATTGGATACTAGGCAGGTACAATTATTTTGTCAGACATGCACTAAACAATGCAATATCGCATAGGGTAGCAAATGATAATATTGCTACTATTTATGAAACCATTAATGATTAA
- a CDS encoding AraC family ligand binding domain-containing protein produces the protein MFDMNLQLIKEINNKENDFFIYNLKSDQVSVTQHRHHKAQLIYAEGGVVHIFVENKHWYLPGRCYMWIPADIPH, from the coding sequence ATGTTTGATATGAATTTGCAATTGATAAAAGAGATAAACAATAAGGAAAATGATTTTTTTATTTATAATCTAAAATCTGATCAAGTTTCTGTTACGCAACATCGTCATCATAAGGCACAGTTGATCTATGCAGAAGGAGGTGTTGTCCATATTTTTGTAGAAAATAAGCACTGGTATTTACCAGGGAGGTGTTATATGTGGATTCCTGCAGATATCCCGCATTAA
- a CDS encoding helix-turn-helix domain-containing protein: MRKNIEESYLLDEVAKEFGLSSRTLSRLFKEDLGMSYIKFSRAIRIFRALELMASTNLSIFEISLLVGYSSLSSFSNIFYRVIGIRPQEYMKSITKSGRVIE; this comes from the coding sequence TTGAGGAAAAATATAGAGGAGAGTTATTTATTAGATGAGGTTGCTAAAGAATTTGGGTTGAGCTCAAGAACTTTATCTCGCTTATTTAAAGAAGATTTAGGGATGAGTTACATTAAGTTTTCCCGAGCGATACGAATTTTCCGAGCTTTAGAATTGATGGCAAGTACCAATCTTTCCATTTTTGAAATCTCCTTATTAGTGGGGTATAGTAGCTTGTCGTCGTTTAGTAATATTTTTTATAGAGTAATTGGAATTCGACCTCAAGAATATATGAAATCTATTACTAAATCAGGAAGGGTGATTGAATAA
- a CDS encoding YchJ family protein: MKCPCCSGKSYEECCQPYHKMEKHAPTAEALMRSRFSAFAIPNGEYLMETTLPGKRKYHNKANLQEWGEINQWTRLEIVATPALNIVEFKAYYTDEGGNHQTHHESSVFQKMHNRWYYVSGEFIEE, from the coding sequence ATGAAATGTCCTTGTTGCTCTGGCAAATCCTATGAAGAATGTTGCCAGCCTTATCATAAAATGGAGAAACACGCTCCTACAGCGGAAGCCTTAATGAGGTCTCGTTTTTCGGCCTTTGCCATTCCGAATGGTGAATATCTAATGGAAACTACGCTACCTGGAAAAAGAAAATACCATAACAAAGCCAATTTGCAAGAGTGGGGAGAAATCAACCAATGGACTCGCTTGGAAATTGTAGCCACTCCTGCTTTGAATATTGTAGAATTTAAAGCCTACTACACCGATGAAGGCGGAAATCACCAAACCCATCATGAATCTTCGGTATTCCAAAAAATGCACAACCGTTGGTATTATGTGAGTGGGGAGTTTATAGAAGAGTAA